A window of Polaromonas hydrogenivorans contains these coding sequences:
- a CDS encoding TonB-dependent receptor: protein MLPLAAFGQAPAGDAPPDAPVKSLGVVTINSGQPTSLPTQIPTTMEGVTREQLAQTINATDSEDALKYLPSLLVRKRYIGDYNHAILSSRASGTGNSARSAVYADGILLSNYLGNGVGGLSFPPRWGLVTPEEIERVDVMYGPFSAAYAGNSVGAVVDYVTRMPTKFEAHAGISHVSQPFELYSTSATYSATQASASLGNKSGDWSWFINASHTDSHGQPLTFPARVVATGTPGNAGTAVFGAVLERNNADAPWYILGTGTEYHTVQDHLKIKLAYDITPTLRAAYTLGYWQNTSEGRPASYLRNAAGQPVYSGLVNINGRSFNLTGGDFALTNESLSHVMHGLSVKSLALGEWDWEVAASLYDYSRDLKRQNAAGNPLPAAATGGAGTLADGSGTGWNTLALKGIWRPQGIQGAHIADFGVQQDSYKLRYRTNNIAGNWQADGAGLLASQVRGDTQLQSLYAQDAWAFAPGWKTVLGARLERWTASNGLTDFSASSALGFPSRSESFVSPKAALSYQWAADTVLKASAGRAVRFPTVGELYGATSTANSQYINDPNLRPEKSWTTELTAEKDLGSGLLRLTFFTENTRDALYSQTTFDSAANLNISRVQNIGRIATKGLEAAYNGFDVGMKGLDLGGSITYADSVIKENSGFVATPGDTVGKQQPNIPRWRATAVASYRFNPQWTATLGARYSGAQFRTLNNADVNGTTYQGVSRYFTADLRVRWQVRKTVAAAFGIENLNNDKYWNFHPYPQRSYMAELKFDL from the coding sequence ATGCTTCCCCTGGCGGCGTTTGGCCAGGCCCCGGCCGGTGATGCTCCGCCTGACGCACCGGTCAAGTCGCTGGGCGTGGTCACCATCAACAGCGGCCAGCCAACCTCGCTGCCCACGCAGATCCCGACCACCATGGAGGGCGTCACGCGCGAGCAGTTGGCCCAGACCATCAACGCCACCGACAGCGAGGACGCGCTCAAGTACCTGCCCAGCCTGTTGGTGCGCAAGCGCTACATCGGCGACTACAACCACGCCATTTTGTCCAGCCGCGCCTCGGGCACCGGCAACAGCGCGCGCTCGGCGGTGTATGCCGACGGAATTTTGCTGTCGAACTACCTCGGCAACGGTGTCGGCGGCTTGAGCTTTCCGCCGCGCTGGGGCCTGGTCACGCCCGAGGAAATCGAGCGCGTCGATGTGATGTACGGCCCGTTTTCCGCCGCCTACGCCGGCAACTCGGTCGGCGCCGTGGTGGACTACGTCACGCGCATGCCGACGAAGTTCGAGGCGCACGCCGGCATCAGCCACGTCAGCCAGCCGTTCGAGCTGTACAGCACGAGCGCTACCTACAGCGCCACCCAGGCCAGCGCCTCGCTGGGCAACAAGAGCGGCGACTGGTCGTGGTTCATCAACGCCAGCCACACCGACAGCCATGGCCAGCCGCTGACCTTCCCGGCCCGCGTCGTGGCCACCGGAACGCCCGGCAATGCCGGCACGGCGGTCTTCGGCGCGGTGCTTGAGCGCAACAACGCCGATGCGCCGTGGTACATCCTGGGCACCGGCACCGAGTACCACACGGTCCAGGACCACCTCAAGATCAAGCTGGCCTACGACATCACGCCCACGCTGCGCGCCGCCTACACGCTGGGCTACTGGCAGAACACCTCCGAGGGCCGCCCGGCGTCCTACCTGCGCAATGCGGCCGGGCAGCCGGTTTACAGCGGACTGGTCAACATCAATGGCCGGTCCTTCAATTTGACGGGCGGCGACTTTGCGCTGACCAACGAAAGCCTGAGCCACGTCATGCACGGCCTGTCGGTCAAGAGCCTCGCGTTGGGCGAATGGGACTGGGAAGTGGCCGCCAGCCTGTACGACTACAGCCGCGACCTCAAGCGCCAGAACGCTGCCGGCAATCCTTTGCCGGCAGCGGCCACGGGCGGCGCGGGCACGCTTGCCGATGGCAGCGGCACCGGCTGGAACACGCTGGCCTTGAAGGGCATCTGGCGCCCGCAGGGCATCCAGGGCGCGCACATCGCCGACTTTGGCGTGCAGCAGGACAGCTACAAGCTGCGCTATCGCACCAACAATATCGCCGGCAACTGGCAGGCCGATGGTGCCGGGCTACTTGCCAGCCAGGTGCGCGGCGACACGCAATTGCAAAGCCTGTACGCGCAGGATGCCTGGGCCTTCGCGCCGGGCTGGAAGACCGTGCTGGGCGCGCGGCTGGAGCGCTGGACGGCGTCGAACGGCCTGACTGATTTTTCGGCCAGCAGCGCCTTGGGTTTTCCTTCGCGCAGCGAGAGTTTTGTCTCGCCCAAGGCCGCGCTTTCCTACCAGTGGGCAGCGGACACCGTGCTCAAGGCCTCGGCGGGCCGGGCGGTGCGCTTTCCGACCGTGGGCGAACTCTATGGCGCGACCTCGACGGCCAATTCGCAATACATCAACGACCCGAACCTGCGGCCTGAAAAATCGTGGACCACCGAGCTGACGGCGGAAAAAGACCTGGGCAGCGGCCTGCTGCGCCTGACCTTCTTCACCGAAAACACGCGCGACGCGCTGTATTCGCAAACCACGTTTGATTCGGCGGCCAACCTCAACATCAGCCGGGTGCAGAACATCGGCCGCATCGCCACCAAGGGCCTTGAAGCGGCTTACAACGGTTTTGACGTGGGCATGAAGGGGCTGGACCTAGGCGGCAGCATCACCTACGCCGATTCGGTCATCAAGGAAAACAGCGGTTTTGTCGCCACGCCGGGCGACACCGTCGGCAAGCAGCAGCCCAATATTCCGCGCTGGCGCGCCACGGCCGTGGCGAGCTATCGCTTCAATCCGCAGTGGACGGCCACGCTGGGGGCGCGCTACAGCGGCGCGCAGTTCCGTACGCTGAACAATGCCGATGTGAACGGCACCACCTACCAGGGCGTCAGCAGGTACTTCACCGCCGACCTGCGCGTGCGCTGGCAGGTCAGAAAAACCGTCGCGGCGGCCTTCGGCATCGAGAACCTGAACAACGACAAGTACTGGAACTTCCACCCGTATCCGCAGCGCAGCTACATGGCCGAGCTGAAGTTCGACCTGTGA
- a CDS encoding substrate-binding domain-containing protein has protein sequence MNIFGRFFKPFRALALVPVALAATLSIAQTPSIVMASTTSTEQSGLFGHLLPEFKKTSGIDVKVVAVGTGQAIDMGRRGDADVLFVHDQVAEEKVVAEGFAIKRYPVMYNDFVLIGPAADPAQVKGRDIVDALKKVNAANAGFISRGDKSGTHAAELRYWKTAGVEPPAFSGYKACGCGMGPALNMAASLGAYVLADRGTWLSFKNRADLAVLVEGDRRLFNQYGVMVVNPVKHPQTKVVEAQKFVDWVISPAGQGVIASYRINGEQLFFPNAAQ, from the coding sequence ATGAATATTTTCGGCAGATTTTTCAAGCCTTTTAGGGCGCTTGCGCTTGTCCCTGTTGCGCTGGCAGCTACGCTTTCAATAGCGCAGACACCCAGCATCGTGATGGCGTCCACCACCTCGACCGAGCAGTCGGGGCTGTTTGGCCATCTGCTGCCCGAATTCAAAAAGACCAGCGGCATCGACGTAAAGGTGGTGGCGGTCGGCACCGGCCAGGCCATCGACATGGGCCGCCGGGGCGACGCCGATGTGCTGTTTGTCCACGACCAGGTGGCCGAGGAAAAGGTCGTGGCCGAAGGCTTCGCCATCAAGCGCTACCCGGTGATGTACAACGACTTCGTGCTGATCGGCCCGGCCGCTGATCCGGCCCAGGTCAAGGGCAGGGACATTGTTGACGCGCTGAAAAAAGTCAACGCCGCCAACGCCGGCTTCATTTCACGCGGCGACAAGAGCGGCACCCACGCGGCCGAGTTGCGCTACTGGAAAACCGCCGGCGTCGAGCCACCGGCGTTTTCCGGCTACAAGGCCTGCGGCTGCGGCATGGGGCCGGCGCTGAACATGGCCGCCAGCCTGGGCGCCTATGTGCTGGCCGACCGGGGCACCTGGCTGTCGTTCAAGAACCGCGCCGACCTGGCCGTGCTGGTCGAAGGCGACAGGCGCCTGTTCAACCAGTACGGCGTGATGGTCGTCAACCCCGTCAAACACCCGCAAACGAAAGTGGTTGAAGCGCAAAAGTTCGTCGATTGGGTGATTTCGCCAGCCGGGCAGGGCGTGATTGCCAGCTACAGGATCAACGGCGAGCAACTGTTTTTCCCCAACGCCGCGCAGTAA
- a CDS encoding DUF2946 family protein, with protein MSTRPSARPALSVWARLAAFLSFLAVLSALVAPLSMLAEEVRTGQLGGLCSANAVSGISADDGSGDAPQAGAHCDLCGALGWALPPRPVAAIPCFAGEQVAAADFPADVVTTNPGLPFSRGPPALLN; from the coding sequence GTGTCCACCCGCCCATCCGCTCGCCCAGCCCTGTCCGTATGGGCGCGCCTGGCCGCTTTTCTGAGCTTTCTGGCGGTGCTGTCGGCGCTGGTGGCGCCGCTGTCGATGCTGGCCGAAGAGGTGCGCACCGGCCAGCTGGGCGGCCTCTGTAGTGCTAACGCGGTCTCGGGAATCAGCGCGGACGACGGCTCCGGTGATGCACCGCAGGCCGGCGCGCATTGCGACCTGTGCGGCGCGCTGGGCTGGGCCTTGCCGCCGCGGCCCGTCGCGGCCATTCCCTGCTTTGCCGGCGAACAGGTGGCCGCCGCCGATTTTCCGGCCGATGTCGTCACCACCAACCCCGGGCTGCCTTTCAGCCGTGGGCCTCCCGCACTTTTGAACTGA
- a CDS encoding copper chaperone PCu(A)C, whose product MKFKILTAALLLACSALHAQTVEVKGAWVRATVPGQQGTGAFMRITARDGARLVGVLSPVAGVAEVHEMKMEGDIMRMRAVPVLDLPAGQTVPLQPGGYHVMLMELKQPLPKGSTVPLTLRLQDAKGVESRLELTLPVSAVAPSAAGNDAGPVDEKAGDHGAHKH is encoded by the coding sequence ATGAAATTCAAAATATTGACCGCAGCCTTGCTGCTGGCCTGCAGCGCCCTTCATGCCCAAACCGTCGAGGTCAAGGGCGCCTGGGTCCGCGCCACCGTGCCGGGCCAGCAAGGCACGGGCGCGTTCATGCGCATCACCGCCAGGGACGGCGCCAGGCTGGTCGGCGTTTTGTCACCCGTGGCCGGCGTTGCCGAGGTGCATGAAATGAAGATGGAAGGCGACATCATGAGAATGCGCGCCGTGCCCGTGCTGGATTTGCCGGCCGGCCAGACCGTGCCATTGCAGCCCGGCGGCTACCACGTCATGCTGATGGAGCTGAAGCAGCCCCTGCCCAAGGGCAGCACGGTGCCGCTCACGCTGCGCCTGCAGGATGCCAAGGGCGTTGAAAGCCGGCTTGAACTGACGCTGCCCGTGAGTGCGGTGGCTCCTTCAGCCGCCGGAAACGACGCAGGGCCGGTTGATGAAAAAGCCGGCGACCACGGCGCCCACAAGCATTGA
- a CDS encoding RNA-guided endonuclease InsQ/TnpB family protein — protein sequence MHMHYKNAIPAMPDVIVFNHRPSIIQAVKTLRIRIRDKHAKALDAMACECNMIWNYVNALSFKHTQRTGKFFSAYDMAGYTAGAGKEGLTVHSQTVQGVTEEYVTRRKQFKKARLRWRVSRGARKSLGWIPFKAGAVTFKNGQIKYAGQFFGLWDSYGLAGYRLRSGSFSQDARGRWYANICVETAIPKSAGTASIGIDLGLKDFATLSDGTKVEAQRLYRGAEAKLAVAQRANKKQRVKAIHAQIANRRKDFLHKLSTRLVSQNGAIFVGNVNAAGLAKTRMAKSVLDAGWSTFRTMLQYKCGHAAVWFEEVNESYTTQTCSSCGVIPASSPKGRAGLGIREWTCGDCGSVHDRDTNAAKNILARGHARLAAGIPVL from the coding sequence ATGCACATGCATTACAAAAATGCAATTCCTGCCATGCCTGATGTCATTGTTTTTAATCATAGGCCAAGTATAATTCAGGCTGTGAAAACGCTACGAATCAGAATCAGGGACAAACACGCCAAAGCGCTCGATGCAATGGCGTGCGAGTGCAACATGATCTGGAACTACGTGAATGCGCTTTCCTTCAAGCATACCCAGCGCACTGGAAAATTCTTCAGCGCCTACGACATGGCCGGGTACACGGCGGGCGCCGGCAAGGAAGGCTTGACGGTTCACAGCCAGACCGTGCAGGGCGTCACCGAGGAATATGTCACGCGGCGCAAGCAGTTCAAGAAGGCCAGGCTGCGCTGGCGGGTTTCTCGCGGTGCGCGCAAGTCGCTCGGCTGGATACCGTTCAAGGCGGGCGCTGTCACTTTCAAGAACGGACAAATCAAATACGCCGGTCAATTCTTCGGCCTGTGGGACAGCTACGGGCTGGCCGGCTACAGACTGCGCTCGGGCAGCTTCAGCCAGGATGCGCGGGGCCGGTGGTATGCCAATATCTGCGTTGAGACGGCCATCCCCAAGTCAGCCGGGACGGCGTCCATCGGCATTGACCTGGGCCTCAAAGACTTCGCCACGCTGTCCGATGGCACCAAAGTAGAAGCGCAGCGCCTGTACCGAGGTGCAGAAGCCAAGCTGGCCGTCGCGCAGCGGGCCAACAAAAAGCAGCGTGTCAAAGCGATCCACGCCCAGATTGCAAACCGCAGGAAAGACTTCCTGCACAAACTGAGCACCCGACTGGTCAGCCAGAACGGTGCGATTTTCGTCGGCAACGTGAACGCGGCAGGCCTGGCAAAAACCAGGATGGCGAAATCCGTCCTGGATGCCGGCTGGTCAACATTCAGAACCATGCTTCAGTACAAATGCGGTCACGCGGCTGTATGGTTCGAGGAAGTCAACGAAAGCTATACAACCCAGACCTGTTCAAGCTGCGGGGTCATACCTGCCAGCAGTCCGAAAGGTAGAGCAGGACTTGGAATAAGAGAATGGACTTGCGGCGATTGTGGTTCGGTACACGACCGGGACACGAACGCAGCCAAGAACATTCTCGCGCGCGGACATGCGCGTCTGGCAGCAGGAATCCCCGTCCTTTAG
- a CDS encoding ABC transporter ATP-binding protein: MTPLFSLDSVSVRFGRVQALSDCSLRIAAGDRLALVGSNGSGKSTLLRTLHGLIAPAKGSFQRDGRARQAMLFQRPYMLRASVLHNVALGLWLNSVPWKLAKAQALQSLERVGLADLAGRNAKALSGGQQQRVALARAWALQPQVLLLDEPTSSLDPAAKREVERLMAEFADAGMTLIFSSHNLGQVKRLASRVVYLEQGRLVADLPTPAFFNGPLPAAAANFLKGELG, encoded by the coding sequence CTGCAGCCTGCGCATTGCCGCCGGCGATAGGCTGGCGCTGGTCGGCTCCAACGGCAGCGGAAAAAGCACCTTGCTGCGCACGCTGCACGGACTCATTGCGCCCGCAAAAGGCAGTTTTCAGAGGGATGGGCGTGCGCGCCAGGCGATGCTGTTCCAGCGCCCCTACATGCTGCGCGCCAGCGTGCTGCACAACGTCGCGCTGGGCTTGTGGCTGAACAGCGTGCCCTGGAAACTGGCCAAGGCGCAGGCGCTGCAGTCGCTCGAACGCGTGGGGCTGGCCGACCTGGCCGGGCGCAATGCCAAGGCCCTGTCTGGCGGGCAGCAGCAGCGGGTGGCTTTGGCGCGGGCCTGGGCGCTGCAGCCGCAGGTCTTGCTGCTTGATGAGCCCACGTCCAGCCTCGACCCGGCGGCCAAGCGCGAGGTCGAGCGGCTGATGGCCGAATTCGCCGACGCCGGCATGACGCTGATCTTCAGCAGCCACAACCTGGGCCAGGTCAAGCGCCTGGCCAGCCGCGTCGTGTACCTGGAGCAGGGCCGGCTGGTGGCTGACTTGCCCACCCCTGCTTTTTTCAACGGGCCTTTGCCCGCCGCCGCCGCCAATTTTTTAAAAGGGGAACTGGGATGA
- the tnpA gene encoding IS200/IS605 family transposase yields MIKNNDIRHGRNCIFVMHVHLVFVTKYRHGVFTKEILDDLRPIFSSVCADFEAQLVEFEGEDDHVHLLVNYPPKVAVSALVNSLKGVSSRMIRQKKYPSIAEKLWDGALWSPSYFAGSCGGAPISIIRQYIEQQQQTPL; encoded by the coding sequence ATGATTAAAAACAATGACATCAGGCATGGCAGGAATTGCATTTTTGTAATGCATGTGCATTTGGTCTTTGTGACAAAATACCGGCACGGCGTATTCACCAAGGAGATCCTTGATGACCTGCGCCCGATATTTTCCAGCGTGTGCGCTGACTTTGAGGCGCAACTGGTGGAGTTCGAGGGCGAGGACGACCATGTTCACCTCTTGGTCAATTACCCGCCAAAAGTAGCCGTATCGGCGCTGGTCAACAGCCTCAAAGGCGTGTCCAGCCGCATGATTCGCCAGAAGAAATACCCCAGCATCGCCGAAAAACTTTGGGACGGCGCGCTGTGGTCGCCAAGCTACTTTGCGGGCAGCTGTGGCGGCGCTCCGATTTCCATCATTCGCCAATACATTGAACAACAACAACAAACACCGCTCTGA
- a CDS encoding YcnI family copper-binding membrane protein, producing the protein MNPSIAIKMIAAGALCISAMPAFSHISLDAKTALAGSTYKAVFQVGHGCQGSATTGIRVQIPAGFQGAKPYPKAGWTLSVQQEKLARPYDSHGKPVTEDVTVVAWTAAGKEAALQDAFFDEFVLRGKLPETTGPLWFKVLQTCESGSNDWSETPASGNSAKGLKSPAVLLEVTGPEAAAPMPAMVHAPGAHQH; encoded by the coding sequence ATGAACCCTTCAATAGCTATAAAAATGATAGCTGCCGGCGCACTCTGCATCAGCGCAATGCCCGCTTTTTCTCATATTTCCCTGGACGCCAAAACGGCGCTGGCCGGCAGCACCTACAAAGCTGTTTTCCAGGTCGGCCACGGCTGCCAGGGCTCGGCGACGACGGGCATCAGGGTTCAAATCCCCGCCGGTTTCCAGGGCGCCAAACCCTACCCGAAAGCCGGCTGGACCTTGTCCGTCCAGCAGGAAAAACTCGCCAGACCCTACGACAGCCACGGCAAGCCGGTCACCGAAGACGTCACCGTGGTGGCCTGGACGGCGGCCGGCAAGGAGGCGGCGCTGCAGGATGCGTTTTTCGACGAGTTCGTGCTGCGCGGCAAATTGCCGGAAACCACCGGGCCGCTGTGGTTCAAGGTGCTGCAGACCTGCGAAAGCGGCAGCAACGACTGGAGTGAGACTCCGGCCTCGGGCAATTCCGCCAAAGGCCTGAAATCGCCTGCGGTCTTGCTGGAAGTCACCGGCCCCGAAGCCGCCGCACCCATGCCCGCCATGGTGCATGCGCCAGGCGCCCATCAGCACTGA